Part of the Salvelinus sp. IW2-2015 linkage group LG7, ASM291031v2, whole genome shotgun sequence genome, actggggtaaagtcattttctctgatgaatcccctttccaattgtttggggcattcggaaaaaagcttgtccagagaagacaaggtgagcgctaccatcagtcttgtgtcatgccaacagtaaagcatcctgagacaacTCATGTGTGGGGTTACTTCTCAGCcaaaggagtgggctcactcacaattttgcctaagaacacagccatgaataaagaatggtaccaacacatcctccgagagcaacttctcccaaccatccaggaacagtttggtgacgaacaatgccttttccagcatgatggagcaccttgccataaggcaaaagtgataactaagtggctcggggaacaaaacatcgatattttgggtccgtggccaggaaactccccagaccttaattccattgagaacttgtgttcaatcctcaagaggcaggtggacaaaccaaaacccacaaattctgacaaactccaagcattgattatacaagaatgggctgccatcagccaggatgtggcccagaagtcaattgacagcatgccagagcggattgcagaggtcttgaaaaagaagggtcaacactgcaaatattgactctttgcatcaacttcatgtaactgtcaataaaagcctttgacacttattaaatggttgtaattatacttcagcattccatagtaacatctgacaaaaatatctaaagatactggagcagaaaactttgtggaaattaatatttgtgtcattctcaaaacttttggccacaactgtacattcTCAACAACCACATCTGGATGTATTGATTCTGTTTAAGGCTTGATTTCCTGAGGTTTATTACATGTATAGCCTTTCTTTGTGGTCCATGATCATCAATCGCATGAACTTGGTAAGAATACCATTATAACAGGTATAACGGCTTAATACAGATTTCTAAGCAAGTTATGAACTAATAATTAACAGCATAGCTATAAAATACTTATGACCCTTTACAAACCCTTTACAGACAGAATGAATGTTACTAGTATATTACTAGTAAATTACAGGTTTGTGCAAATATTTTAATAAACATTCTCAACTAATTCTGAGCTTGCTGAGCTCTGAAATCAGAAAACAGAACATGACAGTTTTCCCACATACATTTAAAGACAACATGCTTTCTGAAAATGAAGTCATATAGTGATAGAAAGTATTTTGTTATGTACAAAAAGACAACGAATGTTGTATAGCACCCACTGGTTGTTTTTTGTAATATAAAATACTTGACATCAAATATCTGTGTAGTACAATACAAAATTGAAGACATGTTTAGCCATATTGAAATAACAGCAGATCAGAATACAGAATACACAagtatgaaattataaaataaaatattaaaaactgGCGCAgcaacagaaatgttttggtaagaGTGTTTGGTAAGGGGTGTCTATAAAAAGAGACAGAGTCCTTTCCTGTCCTTTTTGAATTCCACCATTCTAATCCCTTATTTCCTCTTCCTAGTCATGTATGTCTGCTCTGGAGCCGCCAGCGGCATatcagctctctctgtctcatatcCACAACTTTCCATCCatttctagagagagagagatggaggagggaagaaTAAGTGGTAGGAAAGAAATGAGAAGTGACATTAGCAAAAATCAACGGCATTAAATGAGACATGCAATTTTTgttttgaacccctgctgtcacATACACTGACCTTTATTGCAGCCTTTagacatatctctctctttcagtagGTTGTTTTTGTAGTCTAAGGATAGAAAGTGCAAAAAGGTGGGTCATTAAATTCGCCATGTCATGATGTACCATACCGTATGAGATCTGTGTAGCGGCAGCCATTATTGAGTCACCCTGTCCAAACTCTCTAGTTTATAtgaggtactgtcacgttcctgacctgttttctcttgttttgtatgtctttattggtcagggcgtgagtgttgggtgggcagtctatgttttctacttctatgttgggttttgtgttcggcctggtatgattctcaattagagacaggtgtgtatcgtttgtctctgattgagagtcatactaaggcagccagggtttcactggtgttttgtgggtgtttgtttcctgtgttagcgtttgggccacacaggactgttgcaggttagtcacgtttgttgttttgttaatttgttagtgtttgttggtttgtcattaaaatcatgaatacctcctactccgcatcttggtccgatccatgctcctcctcgtctgaggaggagaacgacattgacagccgttacaggtaCAGTACGGCCTACAGCAGCATGGGAACCTTACCTGAATTCAGGTATTCCTGGGTGCAGACTTTCAGCTCTGTGGCATCCAATGCGATGTCATCGTAGCCAGTCACATGACTCCTGTTTACCAGTAAGAGAGGGAGGTGGTTAGTGGTAACAGTTCAGTGAGAGTTCAGCTCCACCTTAAAATGAGTCATGTTCTCGTTATCAAGTGTGACCATCCACCATACTAAATCAGTTCTGACCGTTCGGATCTGCGCAGGTCGTACTCCAGCCCTAAAACAAGATTAAACATACTTTAATCACACCATTACAGACCAATCACACACAGAGCCATTTAACTGATTTAAATATGAAATTGAGGACATTCATACAAATATAAAGTTTGGTTGTGTGTGATAGAGAAGAGTCACGAAgagatacatacagttgaagtcggaagtttacatacaccttagccaaatacatttaaactcagtttttcacaattcctgatatttaattaAAGTAAAAATtcgctgtcttaggtcagttaggatcaccactttattttaagaatgtgaaatgtcagaataatagtggagagaattgtttatttcagcttttatttctttcatcacattcccagttggtcagaagtttacatacactcaattagtatttggtagcattgcctttaaattgtttaacttcggtcaaacatttcaggaagccttccacaagctttccacaataagttgggtgaattttggcccattcctcctgacagagctgctgtaattgagtcaggtgtgtaggcctccattgctcgcacacgctttttcagttctgcccacaaatgttctataggattgaggtcagggctttgtgatggccactccaataccctgactttgttgtccttaagccactttgccacaactttggaagtatgcttgggatcattgtccatttggaaggcccatttacgaccaagctttaactccctgactgatgtcttgagatgttgcttcaatatatccacataatttcccttcctcataaagccatctattttgtgaagtgcaccagtcccccctgcagcaaagcacccccacaacatgatgctgccacccccgtccttcacggttgggatggtgttcttgggcttgcaagcctccccctttttcctccaaacataacgatggtcattatggccaaacagttctatttttgattcatcagaccagaggatattacTCCAGAAAGAACGCtcttgtctccatgtgcagttgcaaactgtagtctggcttttttatgggggttttggagcagtggcttcttccttgctgagagacctttcagattatgtcgatataggactcattttactgtggatatagatacttttgtacctgtttcctccagcatcttcacaaggtcctttgatgttgatctgggattgatttgcacttttcgcaccaaagtacgttaatctctatgagacagaatgcgtctccttcctgagcggtatgacggctgcgtggtcccatggagtttatacttgcatactattgtttttacatatgaacgtggtaccttcaggcgtttggaaattgctcccaaggatgaaccaaacttgtggaggtctacaattgtttttctgaggtcttggctgatttcttttgattttcccatgatgtcaagcaaagaggcactgagtttgaaggtaggccttgaaatacatccacaggtacacctccaattgactcaaatgatatcaattagcctatcagaagcttctaaagccattacataattttctgtaattttccaagctgtttaaaggcacagtcaacttagtgtatgtaaacttctggcccactggaattgtgatacaatgaattataagtgaaatgatctgtctgtaaacaattgttgggaaaattacttgtgtcatgcacaaagtagatgtcctaaccgacttgccaaaacagtagtttgttaacaagaaatttgtggagtggttgaaaaatgagttttaatgactccaacctaagtgtatgtaaacttccgacttcaactgtggaagacacacacacattacctctCTTTCTGCGTCGTCGGGTAAGCACAATGACGATTGTTATGATGAAGGCTAGGAGGAGGAAGGTAGCCAGGAAGTAGCCCATCTGCTGGAAGAAGTGCCCTGGGTGCTCAGGGAGGATGACATTGACTACCCGTGGTCTCTCAAGTTCAACCACCTCAGGGCCTGAAGGTAGAAGGACAACACAGTGGATTCATCCGTCCACTAATAACACTCAATACTTTATAAACACAGTCTGGTGGTTCAACGTACATTGTCTTGTTCACATTTTCTTGTATCCATACTCagtgaaattaaaatgtaattcaaaAGATTTATCTTAATGACAGTTAAAATTATTATATGTAATGCTATATgtcatttatattgtattttgaaGGACAATTACACCTGTATGTTATTTCTGCTTCAGTTAAAAACAATTGTGCTTATTTTAGGTTGGTTTTCATTTCTCTCAGGGAGTGTAAGGTAGAGAGCGTGAGGTAAGGAAGAGCAGCTTTATGTCAAAACACTTTTCAGCTGTAATGAGTTCCAGACCTGATGCAATGCAGCTGCTATTTTTCTCCTTAAAATAGAAATACAGATTAACCAAGAAAGGAAAGGGAGAAAAGGaaggtgggaggggagaggggaggaattcTGTTGTGTGCAGACAAGTCTGTCTGAATGAGTTTTCCAGTTATTTACTTCTTCTCATAAACACAGTCAACCTTTTGCACAGTATGGAAAAATAAATCCTAGCCGTTGCCATCTCTCTCAGTCCCTGAAACTCCACCAGTCTGACTGGTCAGTGTGAGCAGACATATGACAACACTCACCTCACAGTCATCAAGCCCtctgcaacacaaacacaacttCTGCCAGTTTTCAGGCAGAGttgtgcaatacaccaaaatatcagacagagagaggggggagggagagggatttgTTAATTGTGAAAGCCATATGATTTAATAGATAAAAAGAGCTATTTCAGATTGGCATATACAAGTGTTTCTTCCCACACTGAGGTGTTTCTTCCACTGGCTAGAATCTGCTCAAACCCTCTGCACACAATAATATGTCATCCATCCATACTTTTCCATTAGACAATAACAGTTACTGCACCATAACCCTCAATCAGCATGCCACTGTTATCAAACAGGTCTCGCTCTCACCTGCTGGGGTGAGAACAGAAATGATAGTCATTGGGGATGATGATGGTGGAGACCAAACTTGGGACCTGTTAGATAACTCAACACAACCAAAATAGTAGTGATTTCCATCACCTTGGGGCATTTCTCTAGTTTAAATCTATTGTCCTTGCCCAAAGCGCAGGTTTGTCATGACTAGCCGGAGGAAAGGTACGAGGTTGAGGCAGGCTTCAAATAAGAAATGATTTGAGGACAGGTACCACTCCTGGGTGGATCTTGCAAACCGCACCAGTCTTACAGAACAAATTGTAGTCAATTAATCTAATTTAACACTTCCCAATGGGCATCAAGGTTGCTAATTATCTCTTGTCTGTTTGGAATTATGTTAATATGCACAAAACCGCAGTGTCACGATCAAGGTCAACTATCTCTGGAGAACAATTCGTCAAGCCTCAGTTCTCTCTCCGTGTCTCAGCTGTTGACTGTTTCATTTCCGCTGACAGATAAGATGAGAACGTATACGCAGAAACACAGTGTGGCGTGCCATGCAGACTGCAGGGGTCACACAGGGTGTGGTTTTAGTCTTGTTGAAACAATGTGGTTAATTTGCAGCCAATGAGCTGAGGGAAGACACAGTTACACGCTGTTACTGACTTATGCACGTTCTGGTGGTCACAACAGAACTGAGCTCTACCTCAGCTTGCCATAAATGATTACAGTGTAACAAAAGAGGGGGGTAATGACTTCTGCAATTATAGAGGAGTGTAGAGGTCTGTAAGCGCAGATAAGAGTTGGCTGGAGTTAACAAAGGAAAGGGCACAACTAAGTAGGAGAAAAGTCAAGATAAAATGAAAGACCTCAAGCCATGTATGCATTGATCCATGTGAATGTCTTCCCTGCATACTTTACAATGCTGTTAAATGGGTCAACCTATCTTAAAAGGGTGAAGCAGGATCCAAATCAAACACAGAACCCCCCCAACTATTCCCTTTTATGTCCCAGCTGGCCCAGATGCTGAACAGATGTAGCACACTTCCTTCTGCTGCTGATAAACACGCCACAAGCAGAGggccagagagaaggagagagactagagatgAAGTGGGTAGGGATATACTACTGTTCTGTAAAGATAGGCTACTGAAGAGAGTCTGGGAAAGATTAGGGATGGATGGAAATGTACAGaatggttacctggaggaaaatggagagggtcatgctttttacattttagtcaaggggagggtttagtattttttaaatctagtccaggggagggtcatgtagtCTGTAATTGATGACATTTAaacatttctcagtgttttagaatgagtTGCTCATTAGGATATATATCAATGTGTGCCTGATGCCGCATCTCATCTCTGGGGAATATCAAGtgtgcctataggctatttagtgtggtcgcTATCAAATTatccacagcctataggctataggctatgaaGTACATGTTCGGAGAAGCACAAAGCAAAGTTATATTYCTAAGATAGCTTCTGGGATGGTTTAAATTAAACTAGGCTGCATTATgtactgcaatggatattccaaccatGAGCGCCGGCCTGCTCTACTCTTGCTGATCAAACCTTTttttgtgctgcctaaccaatgctgtgctgtgtaggcctacagtggcagTACAGGAGGAGAGTCCAAAAATTATTCAGAAAATAGTTTTTGATTAGGCCTAGTCCAAAAAATGCAATATCTTGCACAAGGACCGGCCTATAGCCTAtgctctttaaatagcctacctccttGTCAGTGAAAGGCTGTTAAGTTAAGACCAGGATCCGAATTaaggggtatgagagggtataccataggcctaccttttattaaagaCAATGGCAAAAAAGCACAGGCCTAAACCCTCGTTAGCTTacgattttgaagaaaataaaacggaTCTGATTATAAAGTGATATATAACAGTGCTTTGGTCCGTGATtatttatgctagaaacaagctgtaaaatacccggATGCATATGGGAATATCATTGTTTAGTTTCTTCATTCAGAGATAGAGCTATAACCCTCTATAGCCGAGgagacaaaaaatgtactttgtttgggaagtaatctaattctgtcactatcaattgatttagctattcactttctgtaccaTAAAAGATGTTTAAATCCAGACATCTTTTAGGGAAACACTAGTGACCTTCTCTCATTATGTTAACCCACGGAAGARgagtagccagcagttaaagcatCCATTTCTCTGCATCAGGTAGGTCTAACTTTTGAAAGCACATGCTCAGATTCATAAAGATGTCACAGatgtaattatttgcaaacagagaCAGTTTTTTGCAAACAAGACagactgatttggcattggataaatatgataagatgaacacataggcctatcaCTCTGTCCATTACTAGCCTGTCATTTCattaatttgtgtggtattaaaaataTTGTGTCAAAttacatagaattgcatgaaatgtttataaaaggatatttttttctcaaatacGATGAAAGAACAACATTCTGGCCTGCAGCCCTGTGTGCTATCAAAATTCTtgcgttgccatgtaatgcttacaggatgaagaacagtttctaaaaagGCATATCTAAGGATCTGGTCTGTCCAAAAAGGGAGGGTaaatggtaggcatgttctctgctatccactttatgtttaaaaaaattcaagcGCTCAGGGAGGGTTTtggtcaaatatattttgctgaagggagggccatccattttcatttcagacaggtcagattttctccatgtaacccttactataaataacgttcactccctaATGAAACTAAAAGAGACTAACAGAGAAATCCCAATGCACCAGATGCAAAGCTTAACCATGCTCCCTCTTTCCCCTGGAGTCTGGCTTTACTGCTCCTGTCTGACTCTGTGGAGCTAAAATGGTGAACTAAGCCATTGCTCAACTGTGGAAAAAGGTCTCCAATGAAAATGAGAGCACTTCCGTTATGGCCAATTAGTGGCCTTCCAGACAGACTTTTTCAGACAGGCTGCCTGCTGTCCAACATCACAGTCAGATTCCCCTTTCTCCACACTCCAAAACTCtcagttctctctcgctctgtctccctctatgaCGTTTTTTCTGCGGCCAAATGCATTATTTCATTCTTTTTTTCTCGCTCCCTTTTTCTCAGTCTGTTTCTTTTGTTGCTTCTTTCAACCATTCCTtcattccctctttctctctcccttcctctcgtgCAGACAGGGAAAAGGTTTGAGGAGAGATCTGCCACAAAGATGCACTGACTTAACCAACCAAAAATGCCTATACGTAAAAATGACCCATAAATACATCCCAGGAACAGTGTTCTCAGACTACAAAAACCTCtgaaaagacagacacacacMAATCAGATTAGGGAAAGCGAAACGCAGAGAAGATGTGAAAAAGAGATTATAGAGAGAAGATAGAATTAATTATAgttgaaaagagaaagagaaaagagaaagtgcTTTCAAAGAACAGAACTGTAGTTTCATTCTTACTTTGTTATGTTCTAATGAAGATTTCAAAAGGTTCACATTTCCCATCAGAGAAGCAATTCCTAAAATAAAGGGTAATGCTGAGTCTCTTACTTGGGTCATCATTGGGGAGTCTGTGGGGGATAGCAAGGACAGTCGGGACAGCAGGGGCAACAGGGGCAGCAGTGAGGACCGGAGGAGGTGGGGGCAGTGAAGGCCCCACCATGAGCCTGAAGATGCGTCTCTCGTGCAGGCCGCAGTAGTGGTGGTGCAGGTGACAGGAGTACAGGCCCTTGTCGACAGGCTGGAGATTAGAGATGGTCAGAGAGAAATCCCCTACAGAGAAGGCATCCTCAGAGACACTCATCTTGTCCACAGGGAAGAGTGGTCCATACTGCCGGCGCTCTCCAGAGGCGTAAAGGTCCACCATGCGGTCAGCTCCATCAGGTCTCACCCCAGGTGGCTGCCAGTCCCAGTGGGCTACCTGCTGCTGGTCCTCCTGCTGGCCCTCCATCCACAGGGGCCGYCTGTTCACACAAGGCAACACCACagagctgcccagcaacaccacaAACACTGTCTTGTCCCCGTCCCAGTAACGCTTCTCCTTACGGACTGAGACAGGACAGGTTGAAATGTGTTATCAAAATAAGCGAAACAAATAGTGCCAATACACATAATTACTTAGAGTATTACTATTCAGAAATGTATTGAGGGTAGTCACCTGACTTGGTGGTGTTGAGCTGTATCTTGATGGACTGGTGAAGCTGGCAGTAGTGGTGATGCAGATTACAACTATAAACACCTCGATCAGCTGTTCCTACATCTGGAAGAATAACATACATTACAAGTACATTTCTAGATTCCAAGAATTCGTGTAATATTAATGTCGTCCAGCATGAAATTACTGAATATTTTATGGAGTGTTCACAGTCATAAGCATACAATAGACCACAGGCCCAACTCACTGTTGATGACGAGGGAGAAGTTCCCGTCAGTGAAGGCAGTTTTGGGGATGGTTATGCGGCCCTTGTTGAACCCATTGTAGACTCTCTCTTTGACGCCAGCAGACATGTCCAGTATCCTTTCCACAGAGTACTCTGGTGTGCTCCGGAACAGGTCCCAGTGGACCACCCTCTGGCGATCCTTCAGCCGGTCCCGGGTCCATATCATGCGGGAGCTGTGGCAGGGCAGCACGGCCTGGGTCCCGGCTGGGAAGGTGATGTTACGGGCCTCCACCACCACATCTAACTTGCTGCTGCTCTGGCCCCACGCTAATGCAATACACACACATGGGACGTATTAGTAAACTTGGCAAAGACCTAAAACCCCATAAATCACACACTACAAATCAAAGCCGCAAACACATGCATAAATGTTTTGAATGCAATAAAATGAGTTATACAATTAAGTCATATTTTATGAGGACTTACCACTGGGCAGGAAGAAGACAGAAGAAACTGAAACAAATAATAGAAAATGCAACTGAGTCATCATAGCTATCTGAACAATAGCTATCTGTCTGGCAGGGTTTGACCTGAGCTGACCCCTGACTTCTGGTCATGATGCTGTTGTTGTGAACGGATAGCTAATACAGTAGCCAGGACTGACTGGTATTACAGCTGGGTAACTGAGACAACTGGGTGGAGGGATAGAGAAAAATAGGCCAACAGAAAACCAAGAAGAATATGTAAGAATGAAGCAGGGAGGAGTAATTTAAATAAAAGGGAGTGTCAGCACCAAAGGCACAATAAAGACCATGATTGTTTTCATTAAAATACTGTATATGCCTGAATTTTGTGAAATAAGTAAGCGagctgtacagtaccagtcaaaagtttggacacacctactcattcaagttttattttcttctacattgtagagtaatagtgaagacatcaacactatgaaataacacacatggaatcatgtagtaaccaaaaaagtgttaaacaaatcaaaatacattttatatttgagattcttcaaagtagccaccctttgccttgatgacagctttgcacactcttggcattctctcaaccagcttcattaggtagtctcctggaatgcattttaattaacatgtgtgccttgttaaaagttaatttgtggaatttctttcctgtgttgtgacaaggtaggagtagtatacagtagatagccctatttggtaaaatacaaagtccatattatggcaagaacagctcaaataagcaaagagaaataacattctgtcattactttaagatatggtCAGTCAATTCgtacaatttcaagaactttgaaatgttctttaagtgcagtcgtaaaaatcatcaagcgctatgatgaaactggctctgatgacgactgccacaggaaaggaagacccagttacctctgccgcagaggataagttcattagagttaccagcctcagattgcagcccaaataagagttcaagtaacagacacgtctcaacatcaactgttcagaggagactgcgtgaatcaagctttcatggtcaaatttctgcaaagaaaccactactaaaggacaccaataataagaagagacttgcttgggccaagaaacacaagcaatggacattagaccggtggaaatctgtcctttggtctgatgagtccaaatttgagattttgggttccaaccgccgtgtctttgtgagatgcagagtaggtgaacgaatgatctccacatgtgtagttcccaccgggaagcatggaagaggaggtgtgagggtgtgggggtgctttgctggtgacattgtcagtgatttatttagaattcaaggcaaccactgtcacaccctgatcagttttacctgtctttgtgcttgtctccacccccctccaggtgtttcccatttgccccattatcccctgtgtatttatacctgtgttctctgttgtctgttgccagttggtCTTGtctcatcaagcctaccagcgtttttcccctaCTCCTGTTTTCGCTCTAGTCcctgttttcccggttttgaccattctgcctgccatgaccctgagcctgcctgccgttctgtacattgtgacactgccctggattactgacctctgcctgccctgagcctggctgccgttctgtacctttcggactctgatctggattactgacctctgcctgcccttgacctgtcatttgcctgtcCCCTGTTTTGTAAtgcacttttgttacttcgaaatgtctgcatctgggtcttatcctgaggtctgatagtacgaactggccatgactgactcAGCAGACCCGCAACACTATCTCCTCCCAAGGACCCACCATTGGGAGACACAATGAGTTACTTCGAGGTCTTCTGGATGGATTTCAGACCTTGGCAGAGCGCCATGACTGTGCCTTgaatacattgctggagcaattctgcaGATTATCAGTGAGGCAGCCGGCCACGACAGTAGCCTTCCAGCCCCCCAGTAACACCGCTGTCAGCAGTGCATCTCTCCAGAACACCCCGGCTTCCCGAGAACCCGCTTACATCCTCCGAAATGCTTTGCTGGAGGGTCAGGAACCTGTCGggcgtttctctcccagtgttccCTCATCTTCGAGCTGCARcaccctggcttccccctgtcagtactcacctctcccaaggtcccgttcacgtggtccccagctgctgaccgggcgttcctGGACCTAAAgcaccgcttcaccacagctcccatattgATCGATCCGGACTCATCccatcagttcgtggtggaggtcgaCGCTTCGGATGTCAGAATGGGGgccgtcctgtcccagcgttctgccctagaccttaagctgcatccctgtgccttcttctcccatcgccttAATGCCATGGAGAGGAATTATGATGTGGGGAACAAAGAACTACTCGCGGTGAAGATGGCCTTGGAGGAGTGGAAAAACTGGTTAGAGGGGGCGGAACTTCCATTCATAGTGTGGACggatcacaagaacctggaatatctccacaccgccaactgtctcaactccaggcaagctcgACGGGCACTGTCTTTCACCCGGTTCAACTTCACCATCTCATACCGCCCGGGGTCTAAGAATGTTAAGCCTGACGCTCTTTCACGCCGCTATTGCCCCGCTTCTACACCCTCGGGCCCGGGGTGGGGGGGCCCAGCTAACCCGGATGTTTCTCCCAGACGCTGCCCACTCCCCGGTcttggaatgggctcattcctccaggcttgcctgccaccctggCTCCTGTCgaaccctggcctttgtgcaacaatgcttttggtggcccaccatggtttCGGACGATTCTGAGTTCGTCGCCGCCTGCACCGTCTGTGCTCAGAACARAGCTCTTCGGCAtgctccggctggcctccttcaacctcttcctgtccctcaccgtctctggtcacatatatccctggacttgtCACTGGTCTCCCTCCGTCTGAAGGAAAACACCACTATCCTCACGGTGGTGGACAGGTTCTCCAAAGCCGccatttcattcccctccccaagctaccttctgccaaggagacggcccagctcatggtgcagcacgtcttccggatccatggacttccggttgAAATGGTTTCCgaccgtggtcctcagttctcgtcccggttctggaaggcgttctgcacattgggtcatcggccagcctgtctt contains:
- the LOC111966628 gene encoding matrix remodeling-associated protein 8 produces the protein MWRLFLISSVFFLPSAWGQSSSKLDVVVEARNITFPAGTQAVLPCHSSRMIWTRDRLKDRQRVVHWDLFRSTPEYSVERILDMSAGVKERVYNGFNKGRITIPKTAFTDGNFSLVINNVGTADRGVYSCNLHHHYCQLHQSIKIQLNTTKSVRKEKRYWDGDKTVFVVLLGSSVVLPCVNRRPLWMEGQQEDQQQVAHWDWQPPGVRPDGADRMVDLYASGERRQYGPLFPVDKMSVSEDAFSVGDFSLTISNLQPVDKGLYSCHLHHHYCGLHERRIFRLMVGPSLPPPPPVLTAAPVAPAVPTVLAIPHRLPNDDPSPEVVELERPRVVNVILPEHPGHFFQQMGYFLATFLLLAFIITIVIVLTRRRRKRGLEYDLRRSERSHVTGYDDIALDATELKVCTQEYLNSDYKNNLLKERDMSKGCNKEMDGKLWI